Proteins from one Lachnospiraceae bacterium KGMB03038 genomic window:
- the lon gene encoding endopeptidase La: MEKERISLPMVALRGMVVLPEMVTHFDISREKSIQAVERAMAGEQLIFLAAQKDVEIEEPGASDVYETGCVASIKQVLKLPKKITRVLVAGQMRAHLEELEQESPFLYASVQVIKDMKSGQEDAAVNREAMLRGLKELFREYLGKNPKTAKELGQQIEETMDLGKLVDIIGANLPLRYTEQQELLEEADLMRRYDLLSDKVVQEIRVQNIKDELQAKIKERVDKNQREYILREELKLIREELGDETTLSDAEEFQQAADALKAPEEVKEKLNKEIKRFKNSMNSPAEAGVIRTYIETMLELPWDKTCRDNKDIAYAKKILDEDHYGLEKVKERVLEFLAVRALTKKGDVPILCLAGPPGTGKTSIAKSLAKALKKPYVRISLGGVRDEAEIRGHRKTYVGAMPGRIAEALRRAKVKNPLMLLDEIDKVSNDYKGDTFSALLEVLDSEQNMKFRDHYLEVPLDLSEVLFVTTANTLQTIPRPLLDRMEVIEISSYTENEKMHIALEHLIPKQRSRHGLKEDQLTISKKAVWKMARNYTKEAGVRQLERKIGEICRKAAKEIFETKKKSVHITERNLHLYLGRELYTYQMANESPEVGIVRGLAWTSVGGDTLQIEVNIMPGEGEILLTGQLGDVMKESARTGISYIRSVSREHDIAEDFFKKHDVHIHIPEGAVPKDGPSAGITMATAMLSAVTGKKVRSDVAMTGEITLRGRVLPIGGLKEKLLAAKNAGIQTVIVPKENKPDVEEISAEITKGLEILFVSHINEVLDRVLIK, from the coding sequence ATGAGACTGGTTGCGTGGCCAGTATTAAGCAAGTACTGAAGCTTCCTAAGAAAATCACCAGAGTTCTGGTAGCAGGCCAGATGCGGGCACACTTGGAAGAGTTAGAGCAGGAGAGCCCGTTTCTCTATGCTTCCGTCCAGGTGATAAAGGATATGAAGAGCGGGCAGGAAGACGCTGCGGTTAACCGGGAGGCCATGCTGAGAGGATTGAAAGAGCTGTTTAGGGAATATCTGGGGAAAAATCCTAAAACCGCGAAGGAACTGGGGCAGCAGATCGAGGAGACCATGGATCTTGGGAAACTGGTAGATATCATTGGCGCGAATCTTCCCTTGCGTTATACAGAACAGCAGGAGCTTTTGGAAGAAGCCGACCTTATGCGCCGGTACGACCTTCTGTCCGATAAGGTCGTGCAGGAGATCCGGGTACAGAATATTAAGGATGAGCTGCAGGCAAAGATTAAGGAGCGGGTGGATAAGAACCAGAGAGAGTATATTCTGCGGGAAGAACTGAAACTGATCCGGGAAGAACTGGGAGACGAGACCACGCTTTCGGATGCGGAAGAGTTTCAGCAGGCCGCGGATGCTTTAAAAGCGCCGGAAGAAGTAAAGGAAAAACTAAACAAAGAAATAAAAAGGTTTAAAAATTCGATGAACAGTCCGGCGGAAGCAGGCGTGATCCGCACTTACATCGAGACCATGCTGGAGCTTCCCTGGGACAAAACATGCAGAGACAATAAAGATATTGCTTATGCCAAGAAAATATTGGATGAGGATCACTACGGCCTTGAGAAGGTAAAAGAGCGGGTATTGGAATTCCTGGCGGTCCGAGCCCTGACGAAGAAGGGAGACGTTCCGATCCTGTGTTTAGCCGGCCCTCCGGGAACCGGCAAGACCTCCATTGCCAAATCTCTGGCCAAGGCGCTGAAGAAGCCTTATGTGCGGATTTCCCTGGGAGGAGTCCGGGATGAGGCGGAGATCCGGGGGCACAGGAAGACTTATGTAGGGGCGATGCCTGGACGGATCGCGGAAGCCCTGCGAAGAGCGAAAGTGAAGAATCCATTGATGCTGTTGGATGAGATTGATAAGGTGAGCAACGACTACAAAGGGGATACATTCTCTGCGCTTTTGGAAGTGTTGGACAGCGAGCAGAATATGAAGTTCCGGGATCATTACCTGGAAGTCCCGCTAGATCTGTCAGAGGTGCTGTTTGTGACGACCGCCAACACGCTCCAGACGATCCCAAGGCCGCTTCTGGACCGGATGGAAGTCATTGAGATCAGCAGCTATACAGAGAATGAAAAGATGCATATCGCCCTGGAACATTTGATTCCGAAACAAAGAAGCCGCCACGGCCTGAAAGAGGATCAGCTTACCATCAGCAAGAAAGCGGTTTGGAAGATGGCCCGCAATTATACAAAGGAAGCGGGAGTGCGCCAGCTGGAGCGCAAGATCGGCGAGATCTGCCGGAAAGCGGCGAAAGAGATTTTTGAGACGAAGAAGAAAAGCGTGCATATTACAGAAAGAAATCTTCATTTATATTTGGGAAGAGAGCTTTATACTTACCAGATGGCCAACGAATCGCCGGAGGTAGGAATTGTAAGAGGACTTGCCTGGACTAGTGTGGGAGGCGATACGCTGCAGATCGAGGTCAATATCATGCCGGGAGAAGGAGAGATCCTGCTGACCGGGCAGTTGGGAGACGTGATGAAGGAGTCCGCGAGGACCGGTATCAGTTACATCCGTTCCGTCAGCCGGGAGCATGACATTGCGGAAGATTTCTTCAAGAAACACGACGTACATATCCATATTCCGGAAGGAGCGGTGCCAAAAGACGGGCCATCCGCCGGCATTACCATGGCGACAGCTATGCTGTCTGCCGTTACCGGGAAGAAGGTCCGTTCTGATGTGGCAATGACAGGGGAGATCACACTGCGGGGACGGGTGCTTCCCATCGGAGGGCTGAAAGAGAAGCTGCTGGCGGCGAAAAACGCAGGAATCCAGACGGTGATCGTACCCAAGGAAAACAAACCGGACGTGGAGGAAATCTCCGCGGAGATTACAAAAGGCTTGGAGATCCTTTTTGTGTCACATATCAACGAAGTGCTGGATCGGGTTTTGATCAAGTAA
- a CDS encoding YihA family ribosome biogenesis GTP-binding protein → MIIRNVNLETVCGITSPLPKNQLPEIAFAGKSNVGKSSLINGLMNRKSYARISATPGKTQTINFYNINEELYLVDLPGYGYAKVSEQEKKRWGELIERYLHGSKVLKAVFLLIDIRHAPSANDKMMYDWIVAQGFQPIIIATKLDKIKRSQKDKQLKLIRQELGLIPGTVIIPFSSVTKQGRDEIWELVETNFLGKQEEEQNPQESGSS, encoded by the coding sequence ATGATCATTAGAAATGTGAATCTGGAAACCGTCTGCGGGATTACCAGTCCGCTTCCAAAGAACCAGCTGCCGGAGATCGCGTTTGCGGGGAAGTCCAACGTGGGAAAGTCATCTCTCATCAATGGGCTTATGAACCGCAAATCTTACGCCAGGATCTCGGCTACGCCGGGAAAGACGCAGACCATCAATTTCTATAACATTAATGAAGAATTATATCTGGTAGATCTGCCGGGATACGGGTACGCGAAAGTGTCTGAGCAGGAAAAGAAGCGATGGGGCGAATTGATCGAACGCTATCTGCACGGGTCAAAGGTGCTTAAAGCGGTGTTTCTCCTGATCGATATCCGGCATGCGCCTTCTGCCAATGATAAGATGATGTATGACTGGATCGTGGCACAGGGTTTTCAGCCGATCATCATTGCCACGAAGCTGGATAAGATCAAAAGGAGCCAGAAGGACAAGCAGCTGAAGCTGATCAGGCAGGAACTTGGGCTGATCCCAGGGACCGTGATCATCCCCTTTTCCTCTGTGACAAAGCAGGGGAGAGATGAGATCTGGGAATTGGTAGAGACGAATTTCCTGGGGAAGCAGGAAGAAGAGCAGAATCCGCAGGAGAGCGGGAGTTCGTAG
- the ytvI gene encoding sporulation integral membrane protein YtvI, producing METSYREQLGDNRPYWKVIVSLAFSLAGTILFVWIGVELLFYFMPFVIGWFIAYIVSPVVNWLERRLKIVKKLSSALVIILVLAGVILLLYWAGSKLFREVAQLLADMPSLYRELSKGFQSIGESLDGVFQMLPAGLQNGLHTFTENLGSSAGNMIQNLSAPTVTAAGNFAKRIPSMLIGVIVTLISSYFFVAEREEVIAWAKRIAPDSLVKRMSMVISNLKYAVGGYFKAQFKIMIVVFAILLAGFAVMEIHFSFLLALLISFLDFLPFFGTGTAMIPWAVYHLLTGDYRRAAALLVLYAVTQLVHQLIQPKLVGDSVGLKPLLTLVLLYIGYRVGSVLGMIVAVPVGMIVINLYKAGAFDYILDDVKILAEGVLSLRKK from the coding sequence ATGGAAACGAGCTATAGAGAGCAGCTTGGTGACAACCGTCCATATTGGAAAGTGATCGTCAGTCTGGCATTCAGCCTGGCGGGGACGATCCTGTTTGTGTGGATTGGGGTTGAACTGCTTTTCTATTTTATGCCGTTTGTCATCGGCTGGTTTATCGCTTACATCGTAAGCCCAGTGGTAAACTGGCTGGAGCGCAGGCTGAAGATCGTAAAAAAACTAAGCTCGGCTCTCGTCATCATTCTGGTGTTGGCGGGAGTGATCCTGCTGCTTTATTGGGCTGGAAGTAAACTTTTTCGGGAAGTGGCGCAGCTTTTGGCAGATATGCCGTCTCTTTACCGGGAGTTGAGCAAAGGATTTCAGTCTATTGGGGAGAGTCTGGATGGTGTGTTTCAGATGCTCCCGGCGGGACTTCAGAACGGACTGCATACATTTACGGAGAATTTGGGTAGCTCAGCTGGAAATATGATCCAGAATCTGAGCGCGCCTACAGTAACAGCGGCAGGTAACTTTGCGAAGCGGATTCCCTCCATGTTGATCGGGGTGATCGTAACCCTTATATCATCATATTTTTTTGTGGCAGAGCGGGAGGAAGTGATCGCCTGGGCCAAAAGGATTGCTCCGGATTCTCTGGTAAAAAGGATGTCCATGGTCATCTCCAATCTGAAATACGCGGTGGGGGGATACTTTAAAGCGCAGTTTAAGATCATGATAGTCGTATTTGCTATTCTTCTGGCCGGCTTTGCGGTCATGGAGATACACTTTTCCTTTTTGCTGGCTCTGCTCATTTCATTTCTGGATTTTCTTCCCTTTTTTGGGACGGGAACGGCAATGATCCCATGGGCTGTCTATCATCTTCTGACGGGAGATTACAGGAGAGCGGCGGCGCTGCTTGTACTGTACGCGGTCACACAGCTGGTGCATCAGCTGATCCAGCCTAAACTGGTGGGAGACAGCGTGGGACTGAAACCCTTGCTGACCCTGGTACTTCTGTATATCGGATACCGTGTCGGAAGCGTGCTGGGAATGATCGTGGCCGTACCGGTGGGAATGATCGTCATCAATCTATATAAAGCAGGGGCTTTTGACTATATTCTGGACGATGTGAAGATTCTGGCAGAAGGAGTGCTGAGTCTGCGGAAAAAGTAA
- the nifJ gene encoding pyruvate:ferredoxin (flavodoxin) oxidoreductase — protein MARKMKTMDGNQAAAHASYAYTEVAAIYPITPSSVMPEHVDEWATEGRKNIFGQTVQVTEMQSEAGAAGAVHGSLAAGALTTTFTASQGLLLMIPNLYKVAGEQLPGVFNVSARAIASHALSIFGDHSDVYACRQTGAAMLCESSVQEVMDLTPVAHCAALKGKLPFINFFDGFRTSHEIQKIETWDYEDLKDLVDMDAIDEFRNHALNPNHPCQRGSAQNPDIFFQAREACNPYYDAMPAIVQEYMDKVNEKIGTDYKLFNYYGAADAEKVIVAMGSVCDTIEETIDYLMAAGEKVGVVKVRLYRPFCAQALIDVIPDTVKYINVLDRTKEPGAQGEPLYLDVVSALKGSKFENVPVNSGRYGLGSKDTTPEQIVAVFNNQEKARFTIGIEDDVTNLSLNAGPALVTTPEGTINCKFWGLGADGTVGANKNSIKIIGDNTDMYAQAYFDYDSKKSGGVTMSHLRFGKSPIKSTYLIHQANFVACHNPSYVNKYNMVQELVDGGTFLLNCPWDMEGLEKHLPGQVKAYIADHNIKFYTIDGIKIGKEIGLGGRINTVLQSAFFKLAAIIPEEEAIDLMKKAAKATYGRKGDKIVQMNYDAIDAGAKQVHEVEVPESWKSCEDEGLFTPEVKGGREDVVSFVKNIQAKVNAQEGNSLPVSAFTDYVDGSTPSGSSAYEKRGIAVDIPVWQPENCIQCNRCAYVCPHAVIRPVALTEDELANAPEGTVGIDMIGMPGMKFTITVSAYDCTGCGSCANVCPGKKGEKALVMGNMEENAGCQETFDFGREIPVKPEVVAKFKPETVKGSQFKQPLLEFSGACAGCGETPYAKLITQLFGDRMYIANATGCSSIWGNSSPSTPYTVNAKGQGPAWSNSLFEDNAEFGYGMLLAQKAIRKRLKEEVEAVAASDQASAEVKAACQEYLDTFNCGVTNGDATDKLVAALEGCECETCKDIVKNKDFLAKKSQWIFGGDGWAYDIGFGGVDHVLASGEDINIMVFDTEVYSNTGGQSSKATKTGATAQFAAGGKETKKKDLAGIAMTYGYVYVAQIAMGADFNQTVKAIAEAEAYPGPSLIIAYAPCINHGIKKGMSKAQTEEQLAVECGYWNNFRFNPAAEGAKFTLDSKEPKQEEYQAFLDGEVRYNALKRANPEKAEKMFAQNEKEAMERYAYLKKLVTLYGEE, from the coding sequence ATGGCAAGAAAAATGAAGACCATGGATGGTAACCAGGCCGCGGCTCATGCGTCATATGCGTACACAGAAGTTGCGGCTATTTATCCGATCACGCCATCATCTGTTATGCCAGAACATGTAGATGAGTGGGCGACCGAGGGAAGGAAAAATATCTTCGGACAGACGGTTCAGGTAACAGAGATGCAGTCTGAGGCGGGAGCTGCGGGAGCTGTACACGGTTCTCTGGCGGCAGGCGCGCTGACGACTACATTTACCGCATCCCAGGGCTTGCTGCTGATGATTCCAAACTTATACAAAGTGGCAGGGGAGCAGCTTCCGGGCGTATTCAACGTATCTGCCCGTGCGATCGCAAGCCATGCGCTGTCTATCTTCGGTGATCATTCCGATGTTTATGCCTGCCGCCAGACCGGAGCCGCTATGCTCTGCGAGTCCAGCGTACAGGAAGTTATGGATTTGACACCCGTTGCTCACTGCGCGGCTTTGAAAGGCAAACTGCCGTTTATCAACTTCTTTGATGGATTCCGCACTTCTCATGAGATCCAGAAGATCGAGACTTGGGATTACGAGGATCTGAAAGACCTGGTAGATATGGATGCGATCGATGAATTCAGAAATCACGCCTTGAATCCAAATCATCCATGCCAGAGAGGTTCTGCTCAGAACCCGGACATCTTCTTCCAGGCAAGAGAGGCATGCAACCCATATTATGATGCTATGCCGGCGATCGTTCAGGAATACATGGACAAGGTTAATGAGAAGATCGGTACCGATTACAAACTGTTCAACTACTATGGAGCAGCGGATGCGGAGAAAGTGATCGTTGCTATGGGATCTGTCTGTGACACTATTGAAGAGACCATTGACTATCTGATGGCAGCAGGCGAGAAAGTGGGCGTTGTAAAGGTACGTCTGTACAGACCGTTCTGCGCTCAGGCATTGATCGACGTTATTCCTGACACTGTAAAATATATCAATGTTCTTGACCGGACAAAAGAGCCGGGAGCACAGGGAGAGCCTCTGTATCTGGACGTTGTTTCCGCTCTGAAGGGAAGCAAGTTTGAAAATGTTCCGGTAAACAGCGGACGTTACGGACTGGGATCTAAGGATACCACACCGGAGCAGATCGTTGCGGTATTCAATAATCAGGAGAAAGCAAGATTCACCATCGGTATCGAAGACGATGTAACAAACCTTTCTCTGAATGCTGGCCCGGCGCTGGTAACCACGCCAGAAGGAACCATCAACTGCAAGTTCTGGGGACTTGGCGCGGACGGAACTGTTGGAGCCAATAAGAACTCCATCAAGATCATCGGCGACAATACAGATATGTACGCTCAGGCTTACTTTGACTATGACTCCAAGAAGTCCGGCGGTGTTACCATGTCTCACTTAAGATTTGGTAAATCTCCGATCAAATCTACTTATCTGATCCATCAGGCGAACTTTGTGGCATGCCACAATCCGTCTTATGTAAATAAATACAATATGGTTCAGGAATTGGTAGACGGCGGCACATTCCTTCTGAACTGCCCATGGGATATGGAAGGTCTTGAGAAACATCTGCCAGGCCAGGTAAAGGCTTATATCGCGGATCACAACATCAAGTTCTATACCATCGACGGTATCAAGATCGGGAAAGAGATCGGACTTGGCGGACGTATCAACACAGTACTGCAGTCCGCGTTCTTCAAGCTTGCGGCTATCATTCCAGAGGAAGAAGCCATCGATCTGATGAAGAAAGCCGCAAAAGCTACCTATGGAAGAAAAGGTGACAAGATCGTACAGATGAACTACGATGCCATCGATGCCGGAGCAAAACAGGTGCATGAAGTAGAAGTTCCAGAATCCTGGAAATCCTGTGAGGACGAAGGCCTGTTTACACCAGAGGTAAAAGGCGGCAGAGAAGACGTAGTTTCCTTTGTTAAGAATATTCAGGCAAAAGTAAACGCTCAGGAAGGAAATTCACTTCCAGTATCCGCGTTTACAGATTATGTAGATGGTTCCACACCGTCAGGATCTTCCGCATATGAGAAACGTGGTATCGCGGTAGATATCCCGGTATGGCAGCCGGAAAACTGTATCCAGTGTAACCGCTGCGCATATGTATGTCCGCACGCGGTTATCCGTCCGGTAGCTCTGACTGAGGACGAGCTTGCGAACGCTCCGGAAGGAACCGTAGGAATCGACATGATCGGTATGCCGGGAATGAAGTTTACCATCACGGTATCCGCTTATGACTGTACCGGATGCGGATCCTGTGCAAATGTATGTCCAGGCAAGAAGGGCGAGAAAGCGCTTGTTATGGGCAACATGGAAGAAAACGCCGGATGTCAGGAGACCTTCGACTTTGGCCGTGAGATCCCGGTAAAACCAGAAGTTGTCGCTAAATTTAAACCAGAGACAGTAAAGGGAAGCCAGTTCAAACAGCCGCTCCTTGAGTTCTCAGGCGCTTGTGCCGGATGCGGTGAAACTCCGTACGCAAAACTGATCACTCAGTTATTCGGTGACAGAATGTATATCGCAAACGCTACCGGATGTTCTTCTATCTGGGGCAACTCTTCACCGTCTACGCCATACACGGTAAACGCGAAGGGACAGGGTCCTGCATGGTCCAACTCCCTGTTTGAAGATAATGCTGAGTTTGGTTACGGTATGCTGCTTGCTCAGAAAGCCATCCGTAAGAGACTGAAAGAGGAAGTAGAAGCGGTTGCGGCTTCTGATCAGGCTTCCGCAGAAGTAAAAGCAGCCTGCCAGGAATACCTGGATACCTTCAACTGCGGCGTTACAAACGGAGATGCTACGGACAAGCTGGTAGCGGCTCTGGAAGGATGTGAGTGTGAGACCTGCAAGGATATTGTGAAGAACAAAGACTTCCTGGCGAAGAAATCCCAGTGGATCTTCGGTGGAGACGGATGGGCTTATGATATCGGATTCGGCGGTGTTGACCATGTATTAGCAAGCGGTGAGGATATCAATATCATGGTATTCGATACCGAGGTTTACTCCAATACCGGCGGACAGTCTTCCAAGGCTACTAAGACCGGAGCAACCGCTCAGTTTGCCGCAGGCGGAAAAGAGACCAAGAAGAAAGATCTGGCTGGTATCGCTATGACCTACGGCTATGTATATGTCGCTCAGATCGCTATGGGCGCTGACTTCAACCAGACAGTCAAAGCCATCGCTGAGGCTGAGGCATATCCGGGACCGTCTCTGATCATTGCTTACGCTCCATGTATCAATCATGGTATCAAGAAGGGCATGAGCAAAGCGCAGACAGAGGAACAGCTGGCAGTAGAGTGCGGATACTGGAATAACTTCCGGTTTAACCCGGCTGCTGAAGGCGCGAAATTCACGCTGGACAGCAAAGAGCCAAAACAGGAAGAGTATCAGGCATTCCTGGACGGTGAGGTTCGTTACAACGCGCTGAAGAGAGCGAATCCGGAGAAAGCCGAGAAGATGTTCGCTCAGAACGAAAAAGAAGCTATGGAGCGTTACGCTTATCTGAAGAAGCTGGTAACACTGTACGGCGAGGAATAA
- a CDS encoding cell division protein FtsQ — translation MIKQQATQSQKLMIFVLTMSLYGLATLFTELIPSFQVGIVEFSVEYFLFIPLVLAMLFDPMSAALGAATGELVFSEIMLGQFGGLGELEKFITVTIGIYIAGRMVRNPRNRKMVGIAAISGVMIQQILGMIVDILKVQFAVQDFEAVPGLPESVFATEGFACLNDVLFSGILFCMLPTLFLVPKLYGKIEPLLGMSPRTEDTALGAVNAKVVVCCAIAFAAAVGAEMMAESGMALIDWEAGWAGSTTALAVGMVVAAVIAIVMILVLKSRSDHSNTAKNA, via the coding sequence ATGATAAAACAACAAGCGACGCAGTCTCAGAAATTGATGATATTTGTGCTTACGATGTCCCTTTACGGGCTGGCAACATTATTCACAGAGCTGATTCCTTCATTTCAGGTAGGAATTGTGGAATTCTCTGTAGAATACTTCTTATTCATCCCATTGGTTTTGGCCATGCTGTTTGATCCTATGTCCGCGGCTTTGGGGGCGGCTACGGGGGAACTGGTATTTAGCGAGATTATGCTGGGGCAGTTTGGCGGCCTTGGAGAGTTGGAGAAATTTATTACTGTAACGATCGGAATATATATTGCGGGACGTATGGTAAGGAATCCAAGAAACCGGAAGATGGTCGGCATTGCGGCGATCAGCGGAGTGATGATCCAGCAGATTCTGGGGATGATCGTGGATATTTTGAAAGTACAGTTCGCGGTGCAGGATTTCGAGGCGGTTCCGGGACTTCCGGAAAGCGTTTTTGCCACAGAAGGATTTGCCTGTCTGAATGATGTGCTGTTCTCAGGAATCTTGTTTTGTATGCTTCCAACGTTGTTCCTGGTACCGAAGCTCTATGGAAAGATCGAGCCGCTGCTTGGAATGAGTCCAAGAACCGAAGATACGGCCCTTGGAGCGGTGAATGCAAAGGTGGTAGTCTGCTGCGCCATCGCGTTTGCAGCAGCCGTAGGAGCTGAGATGATGGCGGAAAGCGGAATGGCTCTGATCGACTGGGAAGCAGGATGGGCAGGAAGCACTACAGCTCTGGCGGTAGGAATGGTAGTGGCCGCAGTGATCGCAATCGTCATGATCTTGGTGCTCAAAAGCCGCTCAGATCATTCAAATACCGCTAAGAACGCATAG
- a CDS encoding ABC transporter ATP-binding protein encodes MSMIEIKNLTYTYPGAEEATLKGVNLEIERGDFLAVVGNNGCGKSTLCKVINGLIPHFITGEFSGTVKIDGADTLDLEIGDLARKVGYVYQDFENQIVRPTVLDDASYACMNYAMKDYLERGRKALAQCGLEGREKDYIWQLSGGQTHLLALAGAVSLQPEVLILDEPIAQLDPQHADRIYEVLKELNRTYGKTIIVIEHHTEYIADYCKHVLLLKDGRAEWKLPAKEALGRVEELRNCNIFPPQVTTAAYELEKDGVLAEQIKLPSTIEEGKTVFKELVYRENGKAAVAEEELSPKRKQGEIAVSCQDVSVSYRSVKGEPRKVFQSLDLELHKGEKIALIGSNGAGKSTLMKMLTGLLKPNSGQIRIGDMDIRDKKPEQLSRYVSLVYQNPEDMFIKDSIQADISFAMQVRGEECWKERTEELLEKFRLLNLKEQDGRLLSGGQMRRASLAIGVALKPQILLLDEPTANLDIATRKEIMRTLKEMEDITETVMIATHDMQLVCEWAQRIIVLCGGKVIADGTRDEIFGNQEVLETVGIRPPEIFSMGQALNPKACCYTIDEFVAGFGRR; translated from the coding sequence ATGAGTATGATCGAGATCAAGAATTTGACGTATACCTATCCGGGCGCGGAGGAAGCTACGCTGAAAGGAGTAAACCTAGAGATTGAACGGGGAGATTTCCTCGCGGTGGTAGGCAACAACGGATGTGGAAAGTCTACGCTATGCAAGGTTATAAACGGATTGATCCCGCATTTTATCACAGGGGAATTCTCGGGTACTGTCAAGATTGATGGGGCTGACACCCTAGATCTGGAAATTGGTGATCTTGCCCGGAAGGTAGGGTATGTATATCAGGATTTTGAGAATCAGATCGTCCGGCCTACAGTCTTAGATGATGCTTCCTATGCCTGTATGAATTACGCAATGAAAGACTATCTGGAGAGAGGGAGAAAGGCGCTTGCCCAGTGCGGCCTGGAAGGTCGGGAAAAAGACTATATCTGGCAGTTGTCGGGAGGACAGACCCACCTGCTGGCCTTGGCTGGCGCGGTATCTCTTCAGCCGGAGGTGCTGATCCTGGACGAGCCTATCGCCCAGCTTGATCCTCAGCATGCAGACCGGATTTATGAAGTCTTAAAAGAGCTAAACCGGACTTATGGGAAAACGATCATTGTGATCGAGCATCATACTGAATATATCGCTGATTATTGTAAACATGTTCTCTTGCTGAAAGATGGACGCGCGGAATGGAAGCTGCCGGCGAAAGAGGCTTTAGGCAGGGTAGAGGAACTGCGAAACTGCAACATCTTTCCGCCCCAGGTGACGACAGCGGCCTACGAATTAGAAAAAGACGGGGTTTTAGCAGAGCAAATAAAACTGCCATCCACGATAGAAGAGGGAAAAACAGTATTTAAAGAACTTGTCTATAGGGAGAATGGGAAAGCGGCTGTCGCAGAAGAGGAGCTGTCCCCGAAAAGAAAGCAGGGAGAAATCGCTGTGTCCTGTCAGGATGTGTCCGTCTCCTATCGGTCGGTTAAAGGAGAACCCAGGAAGGTTTTCCAGTCTCTGGATCTGGAATTGCACAAAGGCGAGAAGATTGCCCTGATTGGTTCCAACGGAGCGGGGAAGTCTACGCTTATGAAGATGCTGACAGGACTTTTAAAACCAAACAGTGGTCAGATAAGGATCGGAGATATGGATATCCGGGACAAGAAGCCGGAACAGCTGTCCAGATATGTGTCTCTCGTTTACCAGAATCCAGAAGATATGTTTATCAAGGACTCCATTCAGGCAGATATTTCTTTTGCGATGCAGGTGCGCGGCGAAGAGTGTTGGAAGGAGCGGACAGAAGAACTCCTGGAGAAATTCCGTTTGCTGAACTTGAAAGAGCAGGATGGAAGATTGCTTTCAGGAGGACAGATGCGAAGAGCCAGCCTGGCGATTGGCGTGGCGTTAAAGCCGCAGATCCTTCTTTTGGATGAGCCAACGGCAAACCTGGATATCGCTACCCGCAAGGAAATCATGAGAACGTTAAAAGAGATGGAAGATATTACGGAAACGGTAATGATCGCCACTCATGATATGCAGTTGGTATGTGAGTGGGCCCAGAGGATCATCGTTCTGTGCGGCGGTAAGGTGATAGCGGATGGAACGAGGGATGAAATCTTTGGGAATCAGGAGGTCTTAGAAACGGTAGGAATACGTCCGCCGGAGATCTTTAGTATGGGGCAGGCGCTCAATCCCAAGGCCTGCTGCTATACGATCGATGAATTTGTGGCCGGATTTGGAAGGAGATAG